In Vespula vulgaris chromosome 7, iyVesVulg1.1, whole genome shotgun sequence, a single window of DNA contains:
- the LOC127065405 gene encoding mediator of RNA polymerase II transcription subunit 9, with the protein METSELTEESPIRSSFTVDDLDIEILPLIYDILRSVEKDPHDTTQKAKESQDTSHKILELQKKLDSARAQIKRLPGIEYSKEEQLQKLETLRKQLRLKRELLLKYRNMCTFEVPKI; encoded by the exons ATGGAAACTTCAGAGCTAACAGAAGAAAGTCCTATAAGAAGTTCATTTACAGTTGATGATTTAGATATTGAGATACTACCgcttatttatgatatattaagaAG tGTGGAAAAAGATCCTCATGATACAACtcaaaaagcaaaagaatcACAAGATACTAgtcataaaatattagaattacaaaaaaaattggattCTGCAAGAGCTcag aTTAAACGATTACCAGGAATAGAATATAGTAAAGAAGAACAATTACAAAAACTTGAAACACTTCGTAAACAGCTTCGGCTCAAACGTGaacttttattgaaatatcgtAATATGTGTACATTTGAAGTAcccaaaatataa
- the LOC127065404 gene encoding 60S ribosomal protein L10: protein MGRRPARCYRYCKNKPYPKSRFCRGVPDPKIRIFDLGKKKASVEDFPLCVHLVSDEYEQLSSEALEAGRICANKYMVKNAGKDQFHIRMRLHPFHVIRINKMLSCAGADRLQTGMRGAFGKPQGTVARVHIGQPIMSVRSSDRHKAAVIEALRRAKFKFPGRQKIYVSKKWGFTKYDRGVYEELKAFGRLAPDGCNVKYLPEHGPLEEWKKFRKVLATA, encoded by the exons ATGGGGCGCCGACCAGCTAGAtg ttaTCGGTATTGTAAAAACAAACCTTATCCAAAATCAAGATTTTGTCGTGGTGTACCAGATCCAAAAATCCGTATTTTCGATcttggaaagaagaaagcttCTGTAGAAGATTTTCCATTATGTGTACATTTAGTGTCTGATGAATATGAACAGCTTAGTTCAGAGGCACTTGAAGCAGGTAGAATCTGTGCCAATAAATATATGGTTAAGAATGCTGGTAAAGATCAGTTTCATATTCGTATGAGGCTTCATCCTTTCCATGTCATTCgcattaataaaatgttatcatGTGCTGGAGCTGATAG gcTCCAAACTGGTATGAGAGGGGCCTTTGGTAAACCTCAAGGTACTGTAGCTAGAGTACATATTGGACAACCTATTATGAGTGTGCGTTCATCAGATCGGCATAAGGCTGCTGTGATTGAAGCATTACGTCGTGCAAAATTTAAGTTCCCTGGTCGTCAGAAGATTTATGTATCTAAGAAATGGGGTTTTACTAAATATGACCGTGGTGTATATGAAGAATTAAAAGCATTTGGTCGTCTTGCTCCAGATGGTtgtaatgttaaatatttacctGAGCATGGACCTCTtgaagaatggaaaaaattcAGGAAAGTTCTTGCTACAgcataa
- the LOC127065400 gene encoding E3 ubiquitin ligase Rnf157 isoform X1, whose amino-acid sequence MGSLTSRQNAGVEEVDIVSNHAYKYPPRSGSYFGSHFIMGGERFDTPQPEAYLFGENADLNFLGSRPTPFPYPPPQTNDPTKTLKSLVNIRKESLRLVRNMDQTSTSSQCHNVKRYGDSDGEKKPNRFNIEFTFDCDVRCAITIYYFCTEEITTKGVTYVPRDPSMNSETYHYKKGANQLFSQTSHIFDPSLYNEEDLMYNADREIIPIAIYCIAEEGSDEPKQSHTTIAVVEKHSDGTYVLKALKQKLYVDGLCYLLQEIYGIENKNTESAKQQGSDEDTDDNGSECVICMCDVRDTLILPCRHLCLCNGCADSLRYQANNCPICRAPFRALLQIKALQKATGTIISNPPIPEGSCENIPAGYEAVSLIEALNGPYTPRTAVLAPESPDTPDTDTASAIQAAEALNRSAERTPISKHLSSKDVDMSARTSGTPCPTPEFRMSVLLARDENSGSQKDLHTRSPAVRTKSGHPRDKTGLRSRDTLRLVNEKQPVSLYEYLQGQGQDEDSEAEKLSPLLDAATSTEVLDVHNHRICDDIDDEIQNTENDDNDITCHSH is encoded by the exons atgggATCATTAACAAGTAGACAAAATGCTGGTGTAGAAGAAGTTGATATTGTTTCAAATCATGCATATAAATATCCTCCACGTTCTG GAAGCTACTTTGGTAGTCATTTTATTATGGGTGGTGAAAGATTCGATACTCCACAACCAGAAGCATACCTCTTTGGAGAAAATGCAGATTTAAATTTCTTAGGCAGTCGACCAACACCT TTCCCATATCCTCCACCACAAACAAATGATCCTacaaaaacattaaaaagtttagtgaatataagaaaagaatcatTAAGATTAGTACGAAATATGGATCAAACTTCAACATCCTCTCAATGTCACAATGTAAAGCGTTACGGTGATAGTGATGGTGAAAAAAAACCAAATCGtttcaatattgaatttaCTTTTGATTGTGATGTAAGGTGTGCTAtcacaatatattatttttgtacagAAGAAATTACAACAAAAGGggttac ATATGTACCAAGAGATCCTTCTATGAATTCTGAAACATATCATTATAAAAAGGGTGCTAATCAATTGTTCTCCCAAACATCTCATATATTTGATCCAAGTCTTTATAATGAAGAAGATTTAATGTATAATGCAGATAGAGAA ATTATTCCAATAGCAATCTATTGCATAGCAGAGGAAGGATCAGATGAACCAAAACAATCTCACACAACCATTGCTGTAGTTGAAAAACATTCAGATGGAACATATGTATTAAAAGCACTTAAGCAAAAACTTTATGTAGACGGACTTTGTTATTTATTGCAAGAAATTTAtggaattgaaaataaaaacactGAAAGTGCAAAg CAACAAGGCAGTGATGAAGATACGGATGATAATGGTTCTGAATGTGTAATTTGTATGTGTGATGTACGTGATACTTTAATTTTACCATGCAGACATTTGTGTTTGTGCAATGGCTGTGCAGATTCCCTTCGGTATCAAGCAAATAATTGTCCCATATGTCGTGCTCCATTTCGAGCTCTTTTACAAATTAAAGCACTTCAAAAAGCAACTGGAACTATTATATCCAATCCACCGATACCAGAG GGTAGTTGCGAGAATATTCCAGCAGGTTACGAAGCAGTATCTCTTATAGAAGCTTTAAATGGTCCATATACACCAAGAACTGCTGTTCTTGCACCTGAATCTCCTGATACACCAGATACAGATACAGCAAGTGCTATTCAGGCTGCAGAAGCATTAAATAG ATCAGCCGAACGTACGCCCATTTCAAAACACTTGTCTTCAAAGGATGTAGATATGAGTGCTAGAACTAGTGGCACTCCATGTCCCACACCAGAATTTAGAATGTCAGTTCTTCTTGCAAGGGATGAAAATTCAGGATCACAAAAAGATTTACATACTCGATCTCCTGCAGTAAGAACCAAATCCGGACATCCTCGTGATAAAACCGGTCTAAGATCACGTGATACTCTCAGATtagtaaatgaaaaacaacCCGTTTCATTATATGAA TATTTACAGGGTCAAGGACAAGATGAAGATAGTGAAGCAGAAAAATTATCTCCACTGTTAGATGCAGCAACCAGTACTGAAGTTTTAGATGTTCATAATCATAGAATATGTGATGATATTGATGATGAGATACAAAATACagaaaatgatgataatgatattacaTGTCACTCtcattaa
- the LOC127065400 gene encoding E3 ubiquitin ligase Rnf157 isoform X2 has product MGSLTSRQNAGVEEVDIVSNHAYKYPPRSGSYFGSHFIMGGERFDTPQPEAYLFGENADLNFLGSRPTPFPYPPPQTNDPTKTLKSLVNIRKESLRLVRNMDQTSTSSQCHNVKRYGDSDGEKKPNRFNIEFTFDCDVRCAITIYYFCTEEITTKGVTYVPRDPSMNSETYHYKKGANQLFSQTSHIFDPSLYNEEDLMYNADREIIPIAIYCIAEEGSDEPKQSHTTIAVVEKHSDGTYVLKALKQKLYVDGLCYLLQEIYGIENKNTESAKQQGSDEDTDDNGSECVICMCDVRDTLILPCRHLCLCNGCADSLRYQANNCPICRAPFRALLQIKALQKATGTIISNPPIPEGSCENIPAGYEAVSLIEALNGPYTPRTAVLAPESPDTPDTDTASAIQAAEALNRSAERTPISKHLSSKDVDMSARTSGTPCPTPEFRMSVLLARDENSGSQKDLHTRSPAVRTKSGHPRDKTGLRSRDTLRLVNEKQPVSLYEGQGQDEDSEAEKLSPLLDAATSTEVLDVHNHRICDDIDDEIQNTENDDNDITCHSH; this is encoded by the exons atgggATCATTAACAAGTAGACAAAATGCTGGTGTAGAAGAAGTTGATATTGTTTCAAATCATGCATATAAATATCCTCCACGTTCTG GAAGCTACTTTGGTAGTCATTTTATTATGGGTGGTGAAAGATTCGATACTCCACAACCAGAAGCATACCTCTTTGGAGAAAATGCAGATTTAAATTTCTTAGGCAGTCGACCAACACCT TTCCCATATCCTCCACCACAAACAAATGATCCTacaaaaacattaaaaagtttagtgaatataagaaaagaatcatTAAGATTAGTACGAAATATGGATCAAACTTCAACATCCTCTCAATGTCACAATGTAAAGCGTTACGGTGATAGTGATGGTGAAAAAAAACCAAATCGtttcaatattgaatttaCTTTTGATTGTGATGTAAGGTGTGCTAtcacaatatattatttttgtacagAAGAAATTACAACAAAAGGggttac ATATGTACCAAGAGATCCTTCTATGAATTCTGAAACATATCATTATAAAAAGGGTGCTAATCAATTGTTCTCCCAAACATCTCATATATTTGATCCAAGTCTTTATAATGAAGAAGATTTAATGTATAATGCAGATAGAGAA ATTATTCCAATAGCAATCTATTGCATAGCAGAGGAAGGATCAGATGAACCAAAACAATCTCACACAACCATTGCTGTAGTTGAAAAACATTCAGATGGAACATATGTATTAAAAGCACTTAAGCAAAAACTTTATGTAGACGGACTTTGTTATTTATTGCAAGAAATTTAtggaattgaaaataaaaacactGAAAGTGCAAAg CAACAAGGCAGTGATGAAGATACGGATGATAATGGTTCTGAATGTGTAATTTGTATGTGTGATGTACGTGATACTTTAATTTTACCATGCAGACATTTGTGTTTGTGCAATGGCTGTGCAGATTCCCTTCGGTATCAAGCAAATAATTGTCCCATATGTCGTGCTCCATTTCGAGCTCTTTTACAAATTAAAGCACTTCAAAAAGCAACTGGAACTATTATATCCAATCCACCGATACCAGAG GGTAGTTGCGAGAATATTCCAGCAGGTTACGAAGCAGTATCTCTTATAGAAGCTTTAAATGGTCCATATACACCAAGAACTGCTGTTCTTGCACCTGAATCTCCTGATACACCAGATACAGATACAGCAAGTGCTATTCAGGCTGCAGAAGCATTAAATAG ATCAGCCGAACGTACGCCCATTTCAAAACACTTGTCTTCAAAGGATGTAGATATGAGTGCTAGAACTAGTGGCACTCCATGTCCCACACCAGAATTTAGAATGTCAGTTCTTCTTGCAAGGGATGAAAATTCAGGATCACAAAAAGATTTACATACTCGATCTCCTGCAGTAAGAACCAAATCCGGACATCCTCGTGATAAAACCGGTCTAAGATCACGTGATACTCTCAGATtagtaaatgaaaaacaacCCGTTTCATTATATGAA GGTCAAGGACAAGATGAAGATAGTGAAGCAGAAAAATTATCTCCACTGTTAGATGCAGCAACCAGTACTGAAGTTTTAGATGTTCATAATCATAGAATATGTGATGATATTGATGATGAGATACAAAATACagaaaatgatgataatgatattacaTGTCACTCtcattaa